The proteins below come from a single Chryseobacterium nepalense genomic window:
- the cysD gene encoding sulfate adenylyltransferase subunit CysD — translation MNTYKLDYLEQLEAESIYIMREIAAQFEKPALLFSGGKDSITLVHLARKAFAPMKIPFPLVHIDTGHNFPEALQFRDYLAETIDAELIVRSVEDTIKAKKLAEPKGKFASRNWLQTHTLLDTIEEFGFDACIGGARRDEEKARAKERFFSVRDEFGQWDPKLQRPELWNIYNGRISKGENVRVFPISNWTELDVWNYIKRENIQLPSIYFAHDRDVIEHEGQLIAVSDFIRIDEHDTIVNKKVRYRTVGDMTCTAAVESYAETLDEVVNEITASRISERGETRIDDKVTEAAMEDRKKGGYF, via the coding sequence ATGAATACATATAAACTAGACTACCTGGAACAGCTGGAGGCTGAAAGTATTTATATCATGCGGGAAATTGCCGCACAGTTTGAAAAACCGGCTTTGCTTTTCAGCGGCGGAAAAGATTCCATAACATTGGTTCATCTGGCCAGGAAAGCTTTTGCACCCATGAAAATCCCTTTTCCGTTGGTTCATATCGATACAGGACACAATTTCCCGGAAGCATTGCAGTTCAGGGATTATCTTGCAGAAACGATTGACGCAGAACTCATCGTGAGGAGTGTAGAAGACACCATTAAAGCTAAAAAATTAGCCGAGCCTAAAGGAAAATTTGCCTCAAGAAACTGGCTGCAGACGCATACTTTACTCGATACCATTGAAGAATTCGGTTTTGATGCATGTATCGGAGGAGCAAGAAGAGATGAAGAAAAAGCAAGAGCGAAAGAACGTTTTTTCTCCGTGCGGGATGAATTCGGGCAATGGGACCCAAAATTACAGCGCCCCGAACTCTGGAATATTTACAACGGAAGAATCAGTAAAGGTGAAAATGTGAGGGTTTTCCCGATTTCCAACTGGACCGAACTGGATGTATGGAATTATATCAAGAGAGAAAATATTCAGCTTCCATCCATTTATTTTGCGCATGATCGTGATGTGATTGAACACGAAGGGCAGCTGATTGCCGTTTCGGATTTTATCCGGATTGATGAGCACGATACAATTGTCAATAAAAAAGTCAGGTACCGAACAGTAGGAGACATGACCTGCACGGCAGCCGTAGAAAGCTACGCGGAAACTCTTGATGAGGTTGTGAACGAAATCACGGCTTCCAGAATTTCAGAACGCGGTGAAACCAGAATCGATGATAAAGTGACGGAAGCGGCGATGGAAGACAGAAAAAAAGGAGGGTATTTTTAA
- a CDS encoding sulfate adenylyltransferase subunit 1, translated as MDILRFITAGSVDDGKSTLIGRLLYDSKNILVDQLEALEKQSKNKNENGIDLAILTDGLRAEREQGITIDVAYRYFSTPKRKFIIADAPGHIQYTRNMITGASNSQLIVILIDARQGVIEQTKRHSIIASLLKIKNVAVAINKMDLVDYSQRVFNDIKNQYEEVAAKLGLENVSYFPISAFYGDNIVTQSENMSWYDGSSLLEFLETVQVRNSDEFESPRFQVQYVIRPQTDALHDYRGYAGEIISGVYKKGDEITVLPQNIKSKISAIETGGKPVDAVFAGQPAVIHIEDDIDISRGDFLVKPDSLPKTENEIEAVVCWLDKKELTEGSKYFIQHKSKLLKTLVKEIEYRIDVNTLEKIPVTENIRLNEVVKVRLKTASPLVFDSFEDSQNTGNAILIDETSNSTVGAVMIL; from the coding sequence ATGGACATATTACGATTTATCACTGCAGGAAGCGTGGATGACGGTAAAAGTACCCTCATCGGAAGGCTTCTTTATGACAGTAAAAATATATTGGTGGACCAGCTGGAAGCACTGGAAAAGCAATCAAAAAATAAGAATGAAAACGGAATAGATCTTGCGATTTTAACAGACGGATTGCGGGCTGAAAGAGAGCAGGGAATTACTATTGATGTGGCTTACCGCTATTTTTCGACGCCCAAAAGAAAATTTATTATTGCCGATGCTCCCGGGCATATTCAGTACACCAGAAATATGATTACCGGAGCTTCAAACTCACAATTGATTGTTATTCTTATCGATGCAAGGCAAGGGGTCATCGAGCAGACTAAAAGGCATTCTATTATTGCTTCATTGCTGAAAATCAAGAATGTAGCGGTTGCTATCAATAAAATGGATCTTGTTGATTATTCGCAAAGAGTTTTTAATGATATTAAAAACCAATATGAAGAAGTAGCTGCAAAATTAGGACTTGAAAATGTGAGTTATTTTCCTATTTCAGCATTTTATGGCGACAATATTGTTACTCAATCAGAAAATATGAGCTGGTACGATGGTTCTTCACTGCTTGAGTTTCTGGAAACCGTTCAGGTTCGCAATAGTGATGAATTTGAAAGTCCAAGATTCCAGGTTCAGTATGTGATCCGCCCACAAACCGATGCGCTTCATGATTATAGAGGTTATGCCGGAGAAATAATTTCAGGAGTCTACAAAAAGGGTGATGAAATTACGGTACTTCCGCAAAATATCAAGTCAAAAATATCAGCAATTGAAACCGGCGGAAAACCAGTTGATGCCGTTTTTGCCGGACAGCCTGCCGTTATTCACATTGAAGATGATATTGATATCAGCCGCGGTGATTTCCTTGTTAAACCGGACAGCCTTCCAAAAACGGAAAATGAAATTGAAGCGGTTGTCTGCTGGTTGGATAAAAAGGAATTAACAGAGGGGAGTAAGTATTTTATTCAACATAAAAGTAAACTTCTGAAGACCCTTGTAAAAGAAATTGAGTATAGAATTGACGTCAATACGTTAGAAAAGATACCGGTTACGGAAAATATCAGGCTTAATGAAGTGGTAAAAGTCCGATTGAAAACGGCTTCGCCTCTTGTCTTCGATAGTTTTGAGGACAGCCAAAATACCGGAAATGCCATCCTGATCGACGAAACAAGCAATTCTACAGTTGGCGCTGTCATGATCTTGTAA
- a CDS encoding sulfite exporter TauE/SafE family protein: MIISRKVQFRLNVFFVTAAVLSLTVFTMFELGYLDELFTILAKDNYIFYWMLLVGVLAEIVAGSMGMGYGVICTTTLLFLGIPPHAVSASIHSAESFTTAAGSISHIRLKNVSKNLVKRLAVPAVIGAVIGAISLTYLGEYYSKITKTVISFYTLYLGIRIFSNAFKKKQDKKLKRKTNLTRLGLAGGFIDSFAGGGWGPLVTGTLIKNSFTPRFAVGSSTVAKFILTLTAAITFMLTLGIQHWNIILGLLIGGIFTAPFSAMLTAKLPVKSMFVVIGLLVIIMSSITIYKSVF; this comes from the coding sequence ATGATCATCTCCAGGAAAGTTCAGTTCAGGCTTAATGTATTTTTTGTAACGGCCGCTGTGTTGTCTCTTACTGTTTTCACCATGTTCGAACTCGGATATCTGGATGAGCTTTTCACGATCCTTGCTAAAGATAACTATATTTTTTACTGGATGCTGCTGGTGGGGGTTTTAGCTGAAATTGTAGCCGGATCCATGGGAATGGGCTATGGCGTAATCTGTACTACCACCCTGTTGTTTTTGGGTATTCCGCCGCATGCGGTAAGTGCAAGTATTCACTCTGCGGAAAGTTTTACCACTGCGGCAGGAAGCATTAGTCATATAAGGCTGAAAAATGTGAGTAAAAATCTGGTGAAAAGGCTTGCGGTTCCCGCTGTGATCGGTGCTGTGATCGGTGCCATTTCATTGACATATCTTGGCGAATATTATTCAAAAATAACCAAAACGGTTATCTCTTTTTATACACTGTATCTGGGAATTCGGATTTTCTCAAATGCCTTTAAGAAAAAACAGGATAAAAAATTAAAAAGAAAAACAAATCTTACGAGACTTGGTTTAGCAGGAGGATTTATAGATTCTTTCGCCGGCGGAGGATGGGGACCTTTGGTAACAGGAACGTTAATCAAAAATTCCTTCACGCCAAGGTTTGCAGTGGGAAGTTCTACGGTTGCCAAGTTTATTTTAACGCTTACTGCAGCCATTACGTTTATGCTTACATTGGGCATTCAGCACTGGAATATCATTCTCGGACTTTTGATCGGCGGGATCTTTACCGCACCTTTTTCTGCGATGCTTACGGCGAAACTTCCTGTAAAAAGCATGTTTGTGGTTATTGGGCTTCTCGTAATCATTATGAGTTCCATAACGATTTATAAATCTGTTTTTTAG
- a CDS encoding putative quinol monooxygenase, producing the protein MNIHVVAVFKFNENYLMEAVELFQTLVRETRKEEGCLQYDLIEDKNNKGTFFMVELWETEDHLNRHSGQDHLLNFRKDVSKMLESSTEVYKGFKTL; encoded by the coding sequence ATGAACATACATGTTGTTGCCGTTTTTAAATTCAATGAAAACTATTTAATGGAAGCTGTTGAGCTTTTTCAGACGCTGGTAAGAGAAACCCGAAAAGAAGAAGGCTGCCTTCAATATGACCTCATAGAAGATAAAAACAATAAAGGAACATTCTTTATGGTGGAATTATGGGAAACCGAAGACCACCTGAACCGCCACAGCGGACAGGATCATCTGCTCAATTTCAGAAAAGACGTATCTAAAATGCTGGAAAGTTCTACTGAAGTGTATAAAGGTTTTAAAACACTTTAA